One window of Arthrobacter oryzae genomic DNA carries:
- a CDS encoding ABC transporter permease produces MTRVLGSAPAPLHRRILLQGKYEAITMLRNGEQLILAIVLPLLALVGLTVTPLLDGLGGTRVDVAVPGILALCAMSTAFTGQGISTGFDRRYGVLRFLSTTPLGRAGLIAGKILAVLAVLALQVLVVGAVALALGWQPTTTGWVPALALLVLGAAAFTALGLLVAGTVRPEATLAITNLLWILLGALGGIVIPAERLPAPAGEVVHFLPSGALGEALRDAFLAGTLNGGATLVLLLWTVLAGAAAIRWFKWN; encoded by the coding sequence ATGACCCGCGTCCTGGGCAGCGCTCCTGCCCCGCTTCACCGCCGCATTCTGCTCCAAGGCAAGTACGAAGCAATCACCATGCTGCGCAACGGCGAGCAGCTCATCCTGGCGATCGTCTTGCCCCTGCTGGCCTTGGTGGGGCTGACCGTCACCCCGCTGCTGGACGGCCTGGGCGGAACCCGGGTTGACGTTGCGGTACCGGGAATCCTCGCCTTGTGTGCGATGTCCACGGCCTTCACCGGCCAGGGCATTTCCACCGGGTTCGACCGCCGTTACGGGGTGCTGCGCTTCCTGTCCACCACCCCCCTGGGGCGAGCCGGCCTGATCGCAGGAAAAATCCTGGCCGTGCTGGCCGTGCTGGCCCTGCAGGTGCTGGTGGTCGGGGCCGTGGCCTTGGCACTCGGCTGGCAGCCGACGACGACGGGTTGGGTACCGGCGCTGGCGCTGCTGGTCCTGGGGGCGGCAGCTTTCACCGCCCTTGGCCTCCTGGTCGCCGGAACGGTCCGGCCGGAGGCTACCCTGGCCATCACCAACCTTTTATGGATCCTGCTCGGGGCCCTGGGCGGAATCGTCATTCCCGCTGAGCGGCTGCCCGCGCCCGCCGGGGAAGTGGTCCACTTCCTGCCGTCCGGCGCGTTGGGCGAGGCGCTGCGGGATGCTTTCCTCGCCGGCACCCTTAATGGAGGCGCCACCCTAGTCCTGCTGCTCTGGACGGTCCTCGCCGGCGCAGCTGCCATCCGTTGGTTCAAGTGGAATTGA